From a region of the Halorubrum sp. BV1 genome:
- a CDS encoding NAD(P)/FAD-dependent oxidoreductase yields MDVAPDIDAVADESVVVIGGGFGGLSTACYLADAGADVTLLEKTEQLGGRASRLEADGFRFDMGPSWYLMPDVFERFFGHFGRSPAEFYELERLDPHYRVFWKDGDRVDVLPDRAANRQLFEEYEPGAGEAFDAYLEEAERTYEIGMEHFVYEDRPRLRDYVDKDVLRYSWGLSLLGKMQGHVESYFDHPKLQQLMQYTLVFLGGSPHNTPALYNLMSHVDYNMGVYYPEGGIGAVVDGIVELGSDLGVEYVTDAEVTGIEGRRGAFAVDTVGGDRHLADLVVSDADYAHTEQELLPKHKRQYSEAYWESRTYAPSAFLLYLGVEGDVPELAHHTLVLPTDWDEHFAQIFDDPSWPDDPAYYLCVPSKTDDTVAPDGHSNLFALVPIAPGLEDTPELREEYRDLVLDDVAANTDTDLRDRIAFEETFCVDDFADRYNSYQGSALGLAHTLRQTSLLRPPHRSETVDGLYFTGSTTTPGIGVPMCLISGQLTAESISDSI; encoded by the coding sequence ATGGACGTGGCCCCGGATATCGACGCCGTGGCCGACGAGTCCGTCGTCGTGATCGGCGGCGGATTCGGCGGCCTCTCGACCGCGTGTTACCTCGCCGACGCCGGCGCGGACGTGACCCTCTTAGAGAAGACCGAACAGCTCGGCGGCCGCGCGAGCCGGCTCGAAGCCGACGGCTTCCGGTTCGACATGGGGCCGTCGTGGTACCTCATGCCGGACGTCTTCGAGCGCTTTTTCGGCCACTTCGGTCGCTCGCCGGCGGAGTTCTATGAGCTGGAGCGGCTCGACCCGCACTACCGCGTGTTCTGGAAGGACGGAGATCGGGTCGACGTGCTCCCGGACCGAGCGGCGAACAGGCAGCTGTTCGAGGAGTACGAGCCCGGCGCGGGCGAGGCGTTCGACGCGTATCTCGAGGAGGCGGAACGTACCTACGAGATCGGGATGGAGCACTTCGTGTACGAGGACCGCCCGCGGCTGCGAGACTACGTCGACAAAGACGTGCTCCGGTACTCGTGGGGACTCTCGCTTTTAGGCAAGATGCAGGGACACGTCGAGAGCTACTTCGATCACCCCAAGCTCCAGCAGCTGATGCAGTACACGCTCGTCTTCCTCGGCGGATCGCCGCACAACACTCCGGCGCTGTACAACCTGATGAGCCACGTCGATTACAACATGGGCGTCTACTACCCGGAGGGCGGGATCGGCGCGGTCGTCGACGGGATAGTCGAACTCGGCTCGGACCTCGGCGTGGAGTACGTCACCGACGCCGAGGTGACGGGGATCGAGGGTCGCCGGGGCGCGTTCGCGGTCGACACCGTCGGCGGCGACCGACACCTCGCGGATCTGGTCGTCTCCGACGCCGACTACGCACACACCGAGCAGGAGCTGCTCCCGAAACACAAACGGCAGTACAGCGAGGCGTACTGGGAGTCGCGGACGTACGCCCCCTCCGCGTTCCTCCTGTATCTCGGCGTCGAGGGGGACGTGCCCGAACTCGCGCACCATACGCTCGTGTTGCCGACGGACTGGGACGAGCACTTCGCGCAGATATTCGACGACCCGTCGTGGCCGGACGACCCCGCTTACTACCTGTGCGTGCCTTCGAAGACCGACGATACGGTCGCGCCCGACGGGCACAGCAACCTCTTCGCGCTCGTGCCGATCGCGCCGGGGTTAGAAGACACTCCCGAGCTTCGCGAGGAGTACCGCGACCTCGTGTTAGACGACGTCGCGGCGAACACCGACACCGACCTGCGCGACCGGATCGCCTTCGAGGAGACGTTCTGCGTCGACGACTTCGCCGACCGGTACAACAGCTATCAGGGGAGCGCGCTCGGGCTTGCACACACCCTGCGACAGACCTCGCTGCTCCGGCCGCCGCACCGCTCCGAGACGGTCGACGGGCTCTACTTCACCGGATCGACGACGACGCCGGGGATCGGGGTCCCGATGTGTCTCATCAGCGGCCAACTGACCGCGGAGTCGATCTCGGACTCGATCTGA
- the cofC gene encoding 2-phospho-L-lactate guanylyltransferase, which translates to MEVLVPFSTDRPKSRLSAILDSAERAAFARTMLADVLDTVVAAGGDPRVLATGPIDPAIDCPVEIDDRPLTRAVNAALSDRRAAADRPVGIVMADLAIATPSALGDLFDAVERSVDVSIAPGRGGGTNALAVDHDEFRVDYHGASYRDHRRIADEVDATVGVIDSHRLATDIDEPADLAEVLIHGDGAAAAWLRDAGIDLADDGGRVGVARVEDGNDASIRDRDPF; encoded by the coding sequence ATGGAGGTCCTCGTACCGTTTTCGACCGACCGCCCGAAGTCCCGACTCTCTGCAATCCTCGATTCGGCCGAGCGCGCGGCGTTCGCCCGGACCATGCTTGCGGACGTGCTCGACACGGTCGTCGCGGCCGGGGGCGACCCGCGCGTCCTCGCGACCGGACCGATCGACCCCGCGATCGACTGCCCGGTCGAGATCGACGACCGGCCGCTGACGCGCGCGGTGAACGCGGCGCTGTCGGACCGGCGCGCGGCCGCCGACAGGCCGGTCGGGATCGTCATGGCCGACCTCGCTATCGCGACCCCGTCCGCGCTCGGCGACCTGTTCGACGCGGTCGAGCGGTCTGTGGACGTCTCGATAGCTCCCGGTCGGGGAGGCGGGACGAACGCGCTCGCGGTCGATCACGACGAGTTTCGCGTCGACTACCACGGTGCGTCCTACCGCGACCACCGACGGATCGCGGACGAGGTCGACGCCACCGTCGGCGTGATAGACTCCCATCGGTTGGCGACCGACATAGACGAGCCCGCGGACCTGGCGGAGGTGCTGATCCACGGCGACGGCGCGGCCGCTGCGTGGCTCCGCGACGCCGGGATCGACCTCGCCGACGACGGCGGACGAGTCGGCGTCGCGCGCGTCGAAGACGGGAACGACGCGTCGATCCGGGACCGCGATCCTTTTTGA
- a CDS encoding mechanosensitive ion channel family protein, which translates to MVPLQFGLTGLTATLVEILFTAFLFVAGFLAVLLIGKVVAIPAIERTLRSREFDEAVLSLGSSVANAVVWVAAVAIGFTIAGYGAFLSAFAVFGGALALAVGFAAQDLIGNFVAGVFILKDKPFEVGDWIEWNGNSGRVEDIDLRVSRVRTFDNERITVPNGDLANNAVTNPVAYETLRQKFVFGIGYDDDIDEATDIIVDEAAAHDEILADPAPSVRLTELGDSAVGLQARIWIADPDRGDFVRVRSEYVTAVKEAFDDAGIDMPYVHRQLTGSVEVVEAVADDE; encoded by the coding sequence ATGGTACCACTCCAGTTCGGACTGACGGGATTGACGGCGACGCTCGTCGAAATCCTCTTTACGGCGTTCCTGTTCGTCGCGGGTTTCCTCGCCGTGCTGCTGATCGGTAAGGTCGTCGCGATTCCCGCGATCGAGCGGACGCTCCGCTCCCGCGAGTTCGACGAGGCCGTGTTGAGCCTCGGTTCGAGCGTCGCGAACGCGGTCGTCTGGGTCGCCGCGGTCGCGATCGGGTTCACGATCGCGGGCTACGGCGCGTTCCTCTCCGCGTTTGCCGTCTTCGGCGGCGCGCTCGCGCTCGCCGTCGGCTTCGCCGCCCAAGATCTGATCGGCAACTTCGTCGCCGGCGTGTTCATCCTGAAGGACAAGCCGTTCGAGGTCGGCGACTGGATCGAGTGGAACGGCAACAGCGGACGCGTCGAGGATATCGACCTGCGCGTCTCGCGGGTCCGGACGTTCGACAACGAGCGGATCACGGTGCCGAACGGCGACCTCGCGAACAACGCGGTCACGAACCCGGTCGCCTACGAGACGCTTCGGCAGAAGTTCGTCTTCGGTATCGGCTACGACGACGATATCGACGAGGCGACGGACATCATCGTCGACGAGGCGGCGGCACACGACGAGATCCTTGCGGATCCCGCACCCTCTGTCCGCCTGACCGAACTGGGCGATTCGGCGGTCGGACTGCAGGCGCGGATCTGGATCGCCGACCCCGACCGCGGCGACTTCGTCCGCGTGCGATCGGAGTACGTCACAGCGGTGAAAGAGGCGTTCGACGACGCCGGCATCGACATGCCGTACGTTCACCGCCAGCTCACCGGTAGCGTCGAAGTCGTCGAGGCGGTCGCAGACGACGAGTAG
- a CDS encoding universal stress protein — protein sequence MTDRILFPTDGSDGATEVFEHVLDLAADHAATVHALNVADTTHDSVTRVGGEVVDVLEREGESIVSGLADRAADRGVSVVTDVVQGGVDETIATYAADRDIDLIAMSTQGRTGLDRLLLGSTTERVLRRSSVPVLTARPGDATMRYPYRNVLVATDGSDHADVAVERAAALAATAGATVHALSVVDVGAVGNEAYSGVGALIDDAEETVAAAADAAAVEGVETVEAVEVAASAAGGIRSYIADHDVDLVALGTRGRTGVERFLLGSVAERTVRTAPVPVLTVPGPDRAP from the coding sequence ATGACAGATCGGATCCTCTTTCCGACGGACGGGAGCGACGGCGCGACCGAGGTCTTCGAGCACGTCCTCGATCTCGCGGCCGACCACGCCGCGACCGTTCACGCGCTCAACGTCGCCGACACGACCCACGACAGCGTCACGCGGGTCGGCGGGGAGGTCGTCGACGTGCTCGAACGCGAAGGCGAGTCGATCGTCTCCGGCCTCGCCGACCGCGCCGCCGACCGCGGCGTCTCGGTGGTGACCGACGTCGTTCAGGGCGGCGTCGACGAAACCATCGCCACGTACGCGGCCGATCGCGATATCGATCTGATCGCGATGTCCACGCAGGGGCGCACGGGGCTCGACCGCCTGCTGCTCGGCAGCACCACCGAACGGGTTCTCAGGCGGTCGAGCGTGCCGGTGTTGACCGCCCGTCCCGGAGACGCGACGATGCGGTACCCGTACCGAAACGTCCTCGTCGCGACGGACGGCAGCGATCACGCCGACGTCGCGGTCGAGCGCGCCGCGGCGCTCGCGGCCACGGCCGGAGCGACGGTCCACGCGCTGTCCGTCGTCGACGTCGGAGCCGTCGGGAACGAGGCGTACTCGGGCGTCGGCGCGCTGATCGACGACGCGGAGGAGACCGTCGCGGCGGCGGCCGACGCCGCCGCGGTCGAGGGCGTCGAGACGGTGGAGGCCGTCGAAGTCGCCGCGTCGGCCGCCGGGGGAATCCGGTCGTACATCGCCGATCACGACGTCGACCTCGTCGCGCTTGGGACGCGCGGACGGACGGGCGTCGAGCGGTTCTTGCTCGGGAGCGTCGCAGAGCGCACCGTCCGGACCGCGCCCGTGCCGGTGTTGACCGTTCCGGGACCGGATCGCGCTCCCTAG
- the cofG gene encoding 7,8-didemethyl-8-hydroxy-5-deazariboflavin synthase subunit CofG — MFTAADEYNIDISPDSARVERLLSVSPADVDPAERLTFARNVFVPLTTACRYTCTYCTYYDVPGEASLLSPEDVRERCRVGADAGCTEALFTFGDDPDSRYTEIHEQLDEWGFDSVHDYLYRACEIALEEGLLPHSNPGDLTEAQFADLRAVNASMGVMLETTADVDAHSGGRRKTPGQRLNTIRAAGRQGVPFTTGILVGIGEDWRDRAESLLAIRELHERHGHVQEVIVQNVVPNERSDFPKPDLSTMRRAVAMARAALPPAVSVQVPPNLSPAADLVDCGIDDLGGVSPVTDDYINPEYAWPDLDGLRAVADAGGMPLRERLPTHPPYLPDGVRPAGVEPAPEPTGRDDWLPPAIRSRIHRDDVHGRRLRGVARGDGPLAIRSD; from the coding sequence GTGTTCACGGCGGCAGACGAGTACAACATCGACATATCGCCCGACTCGGCCCGCGTCGAGCGGCTGCTGTCGGTGTCGCCGGCCGACGTTGATCCCGCCGAGCGGCTCACCTTCGCCCGGAACGTGTTCGTGCCCCTGACGACCGCGTGTCGATACACCTGCACCTACTGCACCTACTACGACGTGCCCGGCGAGGCGTCGCTTCTGTCCCCCGAGGATGTTCGCGAGCGGTGTCGTGTGGGCGCTGACGCCGGGTGCACGGAGGCGCTTTTCACTTTTGGCGACGACCCGGACAGCCGATACACGGAGATCCACGAGCAGTTGGACGAGTGGGGGTTCGACTCGGTCCACGACTACCTCTACCGCGCCTGCGAGATCGCCTTGGAGGAAGGACTCCTCCCGCACTCGAATCCCGGGGATCTCACGGAGGCGCAGTTCGCCGATCTGCGCGCGGTGAACGCCTCCATGGGCGTCATGCTGGAGACGACGGCCGACGTCGACGCGCACAGCGGCGGCCGCCGAAAGACGCCAGGACAGCGGCTCAACACCATCCGCGCGGCGGGCCGGCAGGGCGTTCCGTTCACCACGGGGATTCTCGTCGGCATCGGTGAGGACTGGCGAGATCGCGCGGAGAGCCTGCTCGCCATTCGCGAGCTCCACGAACGACACGGCCACGTACAGGAGGTGATAGTACAGAACGTCGTGCCGAACGAGCGCTCGGACTTCCCCAAGCCGGACCTGTCGACGATGCGCCGAGCCGTCGCGATGGCGCGGGCGGCGCTTCCTCCGGCCGTCTCCGTGCAGGTACCACCCAACCTCTCGCCCGCGGCCGATCTCGTCGACTGCGGGATCGACGACCTGGGAGGCGTCTCACCGGTCACGGACGACTACATCAACCCCGAGTACGCGTGGCCGGACCTCGACGGGCTTCGCGCGGTGGCCGACGCCGGGGGAATGCCGCTTCGCGAGCGCCTTCCGACGCATCCCCCGTATCTCCCGGACGGCGTCAGACCCGCCGGAGTCGAGCCCGCCCCCGAACCGACGGGCCGCGACGACTGGCTCCCTCCCGCGATCCGTTCCCGAATTCATCGAGACGACGTACACGGCCGCCGACTCCGCGGCGTCGCGCGCGGCGACGGACCGCTCGCGATCCGCAGCGACTGA
- a CDS encoding SDR family oxidoreductase, with protein MDTTVAVTGATSGIGRAVAEAFVDAGAFVAVSGRDGDAVDRTVAALNGTESTDAEDERDPAGTAWGARADVRDEFDLERFFERTAREAGAIDVVFANAAVLHGAPGEKPVDDLSYADYDDTMRTNARGVFATIREAVPHLAADARVVVPSGSVANDSTPGMGAYAVSKAAAEAVARGFAADLDATVGVVDPGLVATDLTGKERARDPESVAPLFVWAATEAPADDLDGDRLGLREWKAATR; from the coding sequence ATGGATACGACGGTCGCGGTCACCGGCGCAACGAGCGGTATCGGGCGGGCGGTCGCCGAGGCGTTCGTCGACGCGGGCGCGTTCGTCGCCGTCTCCGGGCGCGACGGTGACGCGGTCGATCGGACTGTCGCGGCGCTGAACGGAACCGAGTCGACAGACGCAGAGGACGAGCGCGACCCCGCCGGCACCGCCTGGGGAGCCCGTGCCGACGTCCGCGACGAGTTCGACCTCGAACGCTTCTTCGAGCGAACCGCCCGCGAGGCGGGCGCGATCGACGTGGTGTTCGCGAACGCGGCAGTCCTCCACGGCGCGCCGGGCGAGAAACCGGTGGACGACCTGTCGTACGCCGACTACGACGACACGATGCGGACGAACGCCCGCGGCGTGTTCGCGACGATCAGGGAGGCGGTCCCGCACCTCGCTGCGGACGCCAGAGTCGTCGTCCCGTCGGGGTCCGTCGCGAACGACTCGACCCCGGGCATGGGCGCGTACGCGGTTTCGAAGGCCGCTGCCGAGGCGGTCGCGCGCGGGTTCGCGGCCGACCTCGACGCGACGGTCGGCGTCGTCGATCCGGGCCTCGTCGCCACCGACCTCACCGGCAAAGAGCGCGCTCGCGACCCCGAGAGCGTCGCGCCGCTGTTCGTCTGGGCCGCCACCGAGGCTCCCGCCGACGACCTTGACGGCGACCGACTTGGACTCCGCGAGTGGAAGGCCGCGACCCGCTAG
- the thiE gene encoding thiamine phosphate synthase: MNPTEWRTYLVTQSSRSAGRDTEAIVEAAIDGGVDAVQLREKGRSAHDRYDLGRRLRELTAAASVPLLVNDRIDLAAAIDADGVHLGQSDLPIEVAREQLGSDAIVGCSASTVAEAEAAQAAGADYLGVGAVYGTVSKDVPEQKDGIGAESVAAIADAVDIPVFGIGGITANNARPVIEAGATGTAVISAITAADDPAAATAALGEVIADAR, from the coding sequence ATGAATCCCACCGAGTGGCGGACGTATCTCGTGACGCAATCGAGTCGATCGGCCGGCCGCGACACCGAGGCGATAGTCGAGGCGGCGATCGACGGCGGCGTCGACGCCGTGCAACTCCGCGAGAAGGGTCGGTCGGCACACGACAGATACGACCTCGGCCGGCGGCTCCGCGAGCTCACGGCGGCGGCGTCGGTGCCGCTGCTCGTCAACGACCGGATCGACCTCGCGGCGGCGATCGACGCAGACGGCGTCCACCTCGGGCAGTCGGATCTCCCGATCGAGGTCGCCCGCGAGCAACTCGGCTCCGACGCCATCGTCGGCTGTTCGGCGTCGACGGTCGCGGAGGCCGAGGCGGCGCAGGCGGCGGGCGCGGACTACCTCGGCGTCGGCGCGGTGTACGGAACGGTGTCGAAGGACGTCCCCGAGCAGAAGGACGGGATCGGGGCGGAGTCGGTGGCGGCGATCGCGGACGCGGTCGACATCCCCGTCTTCGGGATCGGCGGCATAACCGCCAACAACGCGAGGCCCGTGATCGAGGCGGGCGCGACCGGAACGGCGGTTATCTCCGCGATCACCGCCGCGGACGACCCGGCGGCCGCGACCGCGGCGCTCGGCGAGGTGATCGCCGATGCCCGGTGA
- the thiM gene encoding hydroxyethylthiazole kinase: MPGDPIDAERVRATLSAVRTSAPLVHHLTNEVTTSETANVTLHWGGLPVMANAPAEAGDMAAGADAVVINTGTASVTDVDAMIDAGSRANENGVPVVLDPVGYGATPHRVESVARLLDAVAFDVIKGNVGEIRGLAGEEATVRGVESVGESDGAASAARALAAETGAVVVASGPTDVVADDGAASELAVGHERMGSFVGSGCMLASTLGTTTAVADASDSPVTSTREAALVACAAYGLAGERAAASEPAGPASYRTAFMDAVASLADDPLDADVESRLSRV, translated from the coding sequence ATGCCCGGTGATCCGATCGACGCCGAACGCGTCCGCGCGACGCTGTCTGCCGTCCGAACGTCGGCACCGCTCGTCCACCATCTCACCAACGAGGTGACGACGAGCGAGACGGCGAACGTCACGCTCCACTGGGGAGGCCTTCCCGTGATGGCCAACGCCCCGGCGGAAGCGGGCGACATGGCCGCCGGTGCCGATGCGGTCGTGATCAACACGGGAACGGCCTCCGTGACGGACGTCGACGCTATGATCGACGCCGGGAGCCGCGCGAACGAGAACGGCGTCCCGGTCGTGCTCGATCCGGTCGGCTACGGGGCGACTCCGCACCGCGTCGAATCGGTCGCTCGACTCCTCGACGCGGTCGCGTTCGACGTGATCAAAGGTAACGTCGGCGAGATCCGCGGACTCGCGGGCGAGGAGGCGACCGTCAGAGGCGTCGAATCGGTCGGCGAGAGCGACGGAGCCGCCTCGGCGGCGCGGGCGCTCGCCGCGGAGACGGGAGCGGTCGTCGTCGCGTCCGGTCCGACCGACGTCGTCGCTGACGACGGAGCGGCCTCCGAGTTGGCGGTCGGCCACGAGCGAATGGGATCGTTCGTCGGGTCGGGCTGCATGCTCGCGAGCACGCTCGGAACGACGACCGCGGTGGCAGACGCGTCCGACTCGCCGGTCACCTCGACGCGGGAGGCCGCGCTCGTCGCGTGTGCGGCCTACGGGCTCGCCGGCGAGCGTGCCGCCGCGTCGGAGCCCGCCGGACCGGCGAGCTATCGGACAGCGTTCATGGACGCGGTCGCGTCGCTGGCGGACGACCCCCTCGACGCCGACGTCGAGTCTCGCTTGTCACGGGTGTGA
- a CDS encoding complex I NDUFA9 subunit family protein has protein sequence MKVLVAGGTGFIGSHLCRALADGGHEVTALSRSADDTPDDVTAAVGNVTDYDSIVDAVDGQDAVVNLVALSPLFEPKGGNVMHDRIHRGGTENLVRAAEEGGVDRFVQLSALGADPNGTTAYIRAKGEAEAIVRDSDLDYTIFRPSVVFGDGGEFVSFTKRLKGMFAPGVPLYPLPGGGRTRFQPIHVADLVPMLVASLEADDHVGEIYEVGGPERLTLREVTDLVYEAEQKGVTIVPLPMPLAKIGLSVLGAVPGFPMGADQYRSLQFDNTTADNDAGAFGVDADELTTLAEYLGVE, from the coding sequence ATGAAAGTGTTGGTAGCCGGCGGAACTGGGTTCATCGGATCGCACCTCTGCCGCGCGCTCGCTGACGGGGGTCACGAGGTGACGGCTCTCTCGCGGTCGGCCGACGACACGCCTGATGACGTCACCGCTGCCGTCGGCAACGTCACCGACTATGACTCGATCGTCGACGCGGTCGACGGGCAGGACGCGGTCGTGAACCTCGTCGCGCTCTCGCCGCTTTTCGAGCCGAAGGGGGGAAACGTGATGCACGACCGGATCCACCGCGGCGGCACCGAGAACCTCGTGCGGGCCGCAGAGGAGGGTGGCGTCGACCGGTTCGTCCAGCTGAGCGCGCTCGGTGCCGACCCGAACGGGACGACCGCCTACATCCGCGCGAAGGGTGAGGCCGAGGCGATCGTCCGCGACAGCGACCTCGACTACACGATATTCCGTCCGTCGGTCGTCTTCGGCGACGGCGGCGAGTTCGTCTCGTTCACCAAGCGACTGAAGGGAATGTTCGCGCCCGGCGTCCCCCTTTACCCCCTGCCCGGTGGCGGGAGGACCCGGTTCCAGCCAATCCACGTCGCGGACCTCGTCCCCATGCTCGTCGCGTCGCTTGAGGCGGACGACCACGTCGGCGAGATCTACGAGGTCGGCGGCCCGGAACGGCTGACGCTGCGCGAGGTGACCGACCTCGTATACGAAGCCGAACAGAAGGGGGTCACGATCGTTCCGCTGCCGATGCCGCTTGCGAAGATCGGGCTCTCGGTGCTCGGCGCGGTGCCGGGCTTCCCGATGGGCGCTGACCAGTACCGATCGTTACAGTTCGACAACACGACCGCCGACAACGACGCCGGTGCGTTCGGGGTCGACGCCGACGAACTGACGACGCTCGCCGAGTACCTCGGTGTCGAATAA
- a CDS encoding tubulin/FtsZ family protein produces MKLAMIGFGQAGGKVVDKFLEYDKRTGSEIVRAAAAVNTAKADLMGLEHITEDQRVLIGQSRVKGHGVGADNELGAEIAEEDIDEVQGAIDSIPVHEVDAFLVVAGLGGGTGSGGAPVLAKHLKRIYTEPVYGLGILPGSDEGGIYTLNAARSFQTFVREVDNLMVFDNDAWRQTGESVQGGYSEINEEIVRRFGILFGAGEIQQGQEVAESVVDSSEIINTLSGGGVSTVGYAEEEVEERSSGGLLSRLRNDDDEDELDSAHTTNRITSLVRKAALGRLTLPCEIEGAERALLVLAGPPEYLNRKGIERGRKWLEEQTGSMEVRGGDYPYRGAGFVATVILLAGVTNVPRIKELQQVAIEAQDNLDEIREESEENLDELVSDGSDELESLF; encoded by the coding sequence ATGAAACTTGCAATGATCGGATTCGGACAGGCGGGGGGGAAAGTCGTCGACAAGTTCTTGGAGTACGATAAGCGAACGGGCTCGGAGATCGTTCGCGCGGCCGCGGCCGTCAACACGGCCAAGGCGGACCTGATGGGACTTGAGCACATCACCGAGGACCAGCGGGTACTCATCGGACAGTCCCGCGTGAAGGGCCACGGAGTCGGCGCAGACAACGAACTCGGCGCGGAGATAGCCGAGGAGGACATCGACGAGGTACAGGGCGCGATCGATTCGATCCCGGTCCACGAGGTCGACGCGTTCCTGGTCGTCGCCGGACTCGGCGGTGGGACGGGCTCTGGCGGCGCGCCGGTGCTCGCGAAACACCTCAAGCGGATCTACACGGAGCCCGTCTACGGGCTCGGCATCTTGCCGGGCAGCGACGAGGGAGGTATCTACACGCTCAACGCCGCCCGGTCGTTCCAGACGTTCGTCCGCGAGGTGGACAACCTGATGGTGTTCGACAACGACGCGTGGCGGCAGACCGGCGAGTCCGTTCAGGGCGGCTACTCCGAGATCAACGAAGAGATCGTCCGACGGTTCGGCATTCTGTTCGGCGCGGGCGAGATCCAGCAGGGTCAGGAGGTCGCAGAGAGCGTCGTCGACTCCTCTGAGATCATCAACACGCTCTCCGGCGGCGGCGTCTCGACCGTCGGGTACGCGGAAGAGGAGGTCGAGGAGCGAAGCTCCGGCGGATTGCTCTCTCGGCTCCGCAACGACGACGACGAGGACGAACTCGACAGCGCACACACCACCAACCGGATCACGAGCCTCGTCCGCAAGGCCGCTCTGGGACGGCTCACGCTCCCCTGTGAGATCGAGGGCGCGGAGCGCGCGCTGCTCGTGCTCGCCGGGCCGCCGGAGTACCTCAACCGGAAGGGAATAGAACGCGGTCGCAAGTGGCTCGAAGAGCAGACCGGCTCGATGGAGGTCCGCGGCGGCGACTACCCGTACCGCGGTGCCGGCTTCGTCGCGACCGTCATCCTGCTCGCGGGCGTCACGAACGTCCCGCGGATCAAGGAGCTTCAGCAGGTCGCCATCGAGGCGCAAGACAACTTAGACGAGATCCGCGAGGAGAGTGAGGAGAACCTCGACGAACTCGTCAGCGACGGCAGCGACGAGCTGGAATCGCTGTTCTGA